One window from the genome of Zymoseptoria tritici IPO323 chromosome 11, whole genome shotgun sequence encodes:
- the BRD2401 gene encoding chromatin remodeling complex (Putative homolog of Saccharomyces cerevisiae RSC1 and 2, two of 15 subunits of the Remodel the Structure of Chromatin (RSC) complex; has two bromodomains and a BAH domain) — MPPKRARSPSSTPIPSTEISNDGPQLPATDLAAMSRVLNAIYDYRTEDGFDPSKLFHKKINKRILPDYYETIKEPIAMSTIKAKIHQKAYRSWSEFVRDFALIPHNAQIYNVPDSGAFQDALVIKEQLEKQLQLLVKDGVITQDVATLPDLGEIPTYEPPTMLEAEQEAEAEDEEESDDEGEEDDDDDGDEDEDGKKKKRRGPRASTSIAKRETADEAHGKRARGRPPKLLTPMEARMQVILKGIRKPRNSKSQLMIRSFDRLPDKAAMPDYYTEIKQPMAYDQLKRKVKRKKYKTLEEFMADVNLMFNNAKAYNQDESQIFKDAVALQVEAGRLYDEEKAKPDDSFADDEGKVPMPNGILHNGELYKVGDWVHVQNPNDLTKPIPAQIYRTYKVQDGQNMVNVCWYYRPEQTVHRFDKHFFSNEVVKTGRYRDHRIDEVEGKCFIMFYTRYFKGRPRNMPAGTEIYVCQSRYNETAHQLNTIKTWASCLPDEVRDKDYEMDLFDHPRKMKKFPSPLQYMLKDDQKETDELPQPQWGADRAPPKVGAVHRRPRTEKDSPPPEPTPPPPPKMPTPPPRPMATPQTYQPAAAHQQQPLQRAPSASGMPSYTPTRPQQQYGQAAPTPIPPRPLSNSQPSYPPTPQQHHQMPPRPVHPQQNSYAPSKSQTAPQHPAAYAPRPPTANYRDPPPIEVYTLPDAANLSIPPDVREQYQRDESGRVLFFTTPPELISKKRKQREEEKDKADKVAKKARLEGAKQVMSDVEAMKIKALAVLDRQLASSVAGDLGDADLAQLSAKQKAVVEAKRQREENDRRRQAMRSIRLGSDFFADDWDSRLVQ, encoded by the exons ATGCCGCCCAAACGGGCTCGCAGTCCTAGCTCCACACCCATTCCGTCCACCGAAATCTCCAACGATGGTCCCCAGCTGCCGGCCACCGATCTGGCTGCCATGTCAAGAGTCCTCAATGCCATCTACGACTATCGCACAGAGGATGGCTTCGATCCGTCCAAACTCTTCCACAAGAAGATCAATAAGCGGATCCTTCCGGACTACTATGAGACAATCAAGGAGCCAATAGCAATGTCAACGATCAAAGCAAAGATTCACCAAAAGGCATACCGAAGCTGGAGCGAGTTCGTGCGCGACTTTGCGCTGATTCCTCACAATGCGCAAATATACAATGTCCCAGACAGTGGTGCATTCCAAGATGCGCTGGTTATCAAGGAGCAATTGGAGAAGCAGTTGCAGCTGTTGGTCAAGGATGGTGTAATCACACAGGATGTCGCGACTTTACCCGATCTCGGCGAGATCCCCACCTACGAGCCACCGACGATGCTAGAGGCAGAACAGGAAGCCGAGgcggaagacgaggaagagtcgGACgatgagggagaagaggatgacgacgatgatggtgatgaggatgaggatggaaagaagaagaagcgacgAGGTCCGCGAGCGTCCACTTCGATCGCAAAGCGAGAGACTGCAGACGAGGCACATGGGAAGCGCGCTCGAGGTAGACCACCGAAGCTGCTCACTCCCATGGAGGCTCGCATGCAAGTCATTCTGAAAGGCATTCGGAAGCCAAGGAACAGCAAGAGCCAGCTTATGATAAGATCATTCGATCGTCTCCCAGACAAGGCTGCCATGCCTGATTACTACACCGAGATCAAACAGCCCATGGCATACGACCAACTCAAAAGGaaggtgaagaggaagaagtaCAAGACCTTGGAGGAGTTCATGGCCGATGTCAATCTCATGTTCAACAATGCAAAGGCGTACAACCAGGACGAATCGCAAATCTTCAAGGATGCTGTTGCTTTGCAAGTCGAAGCTGGGCGATTATatgacgaggagaaggcgaagccAGATGACTCGTTTGCCGATGACGAGGGAAAGGTTCCGATGCCGAATGGAATATTGCACAATGGCGAGCTCTACAAAGTTGGAGACTGGGTCCACGTTCAAAACCCCAACGACTTGACGAAGCCCATCCCGGCGCAGATCTATCGTACCTACAAAGTGCAAGATGGTCAGAACATGGTCAATGTGTGCTGGTACTATCGACCAGAGCAGACTGTGCACCGATTCGACAAGCACTTCTTCTCGAATGAAGTCGTCAAGACCGGCAGATATCGAGATCACAGAATTGACGAGGTTGAAGGAAAGTGCTTTATCATGTTCTACACGCGATACTTCAAGGGCCGACCGAGAAACATGCCTGCAGGCACCGAGATCTATGTCTGCCAGTCTCGTTACAACGAAACAGCACATCAACTCAACACCATCAAAACGTGGGCGAGTTGTCTTCCGGACGAAGTGCGCGACAAAGACTACGAGATGGATCTGTTCGACCATCCTCGCAAGATGAAGAAGTTCCCCTCTCCACTACAGTACATGCTCAAGGACGACCAGAAGGAGACGGACGAGCTGCCACAGCCGCAGTGGGGAGCGGACCGCGCCCCGCCAAAAGTTGGTGCTGTCCACCGAAGACCCCGCACTGAAAAAGATTCTCCGCCCCCTGAGCCCACccctccgccaccaccgaAAATGCCGACACCACCTCCGCGACCGATGGCGACACCGCAGACATACCAACCAGCTGCGGCGCACCAACAGCAGCCTCTTCAGCGAGCTCCGTCCGCCAGTGGAATGCCTTCATACACCCCTACGCgaccgcagcagcagtacGGCCAAGCTGCTCCGACACCCATACCGCCGCGGCCACTCTCGAATTCTCAGCCAAGCTATCCTCCGACaccacaacaacaccaccaaatGCCGCCGCGTCCTGTGCACCCTCAGCAGAATTCGTACGCGCCTTCAAAAAGCCAGACCGCACCACAGCACCCGGCAGCATATGCTCCTCGCCCACCGACAGCAAATTACCGCGACCCGCCACCGATCGAAGTCTACACTCTTCCGGATGCCGCAAACTTGTCCATCCCTCCAGACGTTCGCGAGCAATACCAGCGTGACGAGTCTGGTCGGGTGCTGTTCTTCACCACACCTCCG GAGCTGATATCGAAGAAACGCAAGCAgcgggaagaggagaaggacaaggctgATAAAGTGGCAAAGAAAGCTCGTCTCGAGGGAGCGAAGCAAGTCATGTCAGATGTTGAAGCTATGAAGATCAAGGCTCTCGCGGTTCTCGATCGACAACTTGCTAGTTCTGTGGCGGGCGACTTGGGTGATGCTGATCTTGCTCAGCTGAGtgcgaagcagaaggccGTTGTGGAGGCTAAGCggcagagggaggagaatgaTCGACGGCGGCAGGCGATGAGGAGTATCCGGTTGGGTAGCGATTTTTTTGCGGATGATTGGGATTCGAGGCTGGTGCAGTGA
- a CDS encoding 40S ribosomal protein S20 encodes MSFQDAKKGGQGDAPKIHKIRITLTSKKVTALEKVCGELIERAKSKELRVKGPVRLPTKNLKISTRKTPCGEGSKTWDMFEMRIHKRLIDLNAPTEVVKQIIINIEAGVEVEVTIAA; translated from the exons ATGTCTTTCCAAGACGCAAAGAAGGGAGGCCAGGGCGACGCCCCCAAGATCCACAAGATCCGCATCACCCTCACCTCCAAGAAGGTCACCGCCCTCGAGAAGGTCTGCGGCGAGCTCATCGAGCGTGCCAAGAGCAAGGAGTTGCGCGTCAAGGGCCCCGTGCGTCTTCCCACCAAGAACCTCAAGATCTCCACCCGCAAGACTCCTTGTGGTGAGGGCTCCAAGACTTGGGACATGTTCGAGATGAG AATCCACAAGCGTCTGATTGATCTCAACGCTCCCACCGAGGTCGTCAAGCagatcatcatcaacatcgagGCTGGTGTCGAGGTTGAGGTTACCATTGCCGCTTAA